From one Brevibacterium sp. 'Marine' genomic stretch:
- a CDS encoding sensor histidine kinase produces the protein MNHSPDLTSPAPADTYAGDVPRPAEPPQIGPNTQAAADSPAATAPRSWWARLWRNLGRDAGLVAPSLVISVIAAPVLVVLFSVSIATVIVWVGVLLLPLTLTVARAFGNLSRARARAWGAPITEAAPRPRGRGLRWWLAPLSDARAWLDLLFEAVFALPIRLFTFSVSLAWFAGGLGGATFFFWGRFLPEDGGDTVDWVVAWVTNSPVTDLGFSAEATFQFVTGIVLLLTFPFVLHALALLEIVSIRAALSTDGAASAIQPARPAEAPGSHLSVSAQSTHPEQPTRPAQSSALSTLAEGQGWFWLIAAFVGIVLVAVAWPVTTVLYGVPTVFAMILAFSLSAALLLAVRWPIPAIGLGLVAQLAGILLTSDVSGAVRPFTVTSLLALVFLHLIIGLRHRWIHLVALWSGSALIGVLALVLPHAGELPGALSNVITTAAVAAGAGIIGIIGNLLVRGRRQLESERELSAAELAKRQELEERNRIAQELHDVVAHSMSVISVQATTAKYRLPGLDERSLGEFDSMASSARQALTEMRGLLSILRGGRDADLAPQPTIDDIPALVDVTRGSGAIVDLDFPTEPMSLPPTTSLTAFRVVQESLSNALRHAAGAPMAVTVTAIGSRLEISVLNGEPDGGSDAGGHSHLGGGFGIKGMRERVEALGGSLQVGPTNAGGFEVAASLPME, from the coding sequence GTGAACCACTCCCCCGATCTCACTTCCCCCGCACCCGCCGACACGTACGCTGGAGACGTGCCCCGCCCAGCAGAGCCTCCGCAGATCGGCCCGAACACCCAGGCGGCCGCCGACTCTCCGGCCGCGACCGCACCGCGTTCGTGGTGGGCCAGGCTGTGGCGCAATCTCGGCCGTGATGCCGGCCTCGTCGCCCCGAGCCTGGTCATCTCCGTCATCGCCGCACCCGTCCTCGTCGTCCTGTTCTCGGTCTCGATCGCCACGGTCATCGTCTGGGTCGGCGTGCTCCTCCTGCCGCTGACGCTCACCGTCGCCCGCGCATTCGGCAACCTCTCTCGGGCCCGTGCCCGTGCGTGGGGCGCGCCCATCACCGAGGCGGCTCCCCGTCCCCGTGGACGCGGACTCCGCTGGTGGCTGGCTCCGCTGTCCGATGCCCGCGCCTGGTTGGATCTGCTCTTCGAAGCCGTGTTCGCCCTGCCGATCCGGCTGTTCACGTTCTCCGTCTCCCTTGCCTGGTTCGCAGGCGGCCTGGGCGGGGCCACGTTCTTCTTCTGGGGCAGGTTCCTGCCCGAAGACGGCGGGGACACTGTCGACTGGGTCGTCGCGTGGGTGACGAACTCGCCGGTGACTGACCTCGGGTTCTCCGCCGAGGCGACGTTCCAATTCGTCACGGGCATCGTCCTGCTGCTGACGTTCCCCTTTGTCCTCCACGCTCTGGCGCTGCTCGAGATCGTTTCGATCCGCGCTGCCCTGTCGACCGATGGTGCAGCTTCCGCGATACAGCCGGCGCGGCCGGCCGAGGCCCCGGGCTCACACCTGTCCGTCTCGGCTCAGTCAACCCACCCGGAGCAGCCGACTCGTCCGGCGCAGTCATCAGCACTGTCGACCCTCGCCGAGGGTCAGGGGTGGTTCTGGCTCATCGCAGCATTCGTCGGGATCGTGCTCGTCGCGGTCGCCTGGCCGGTGACCACCGTCCTCTACGGTGTCCCGACGGTCTTCGCGATGATTCTTGCCTTCAGCCTCAGTGCCGCGCTCCTGCTGGCCGTGCGCTGGCCGATCCCGGCGATCGGCCTCGGCCTCGTCGCTCAGCTGGCAGGCATTCTGCTCACTTCGGACGTTTCGGGAGCAGTCCGACCGTTCACGGTCACCTCGCTGCTGGCTCTCGTTTTCCTCCACCTCATCATCGGTCTGCGTCACCGCTGGATTCACCTCGTCGCACTGTGGTCGGGCAGTGCGCTCATCGGTGTGCTCGCCCTGGTCCTGCCGCATGCCGGCGAACTGCCCGGGGCCCTGTCGAACGTCATCACCACCGCAGCCGTCGCCGCCGGTGCCGGGATCATCGGCATCATCGGCAACCTGCTCGTCAGAGGTCGCAGACAGCTCGAATCCGAACGCGAACTCAGCGCCGCGGAGCTGGCGAAGCGACAGGAGCTCGAAGAGCGCAACCGGATCGCTCAGGAACTCCACGATGTCGTCGCGCACAGCATGTCGGTCATCAGCGTGCAGGCAACCACCGCGAAGTACCGACTGCCCGGACTCGATGAGCGCAGCCTCGGCGAATTCGACTCGATGGCCTCATCGGCCAGGCAGGCACTGACGGAGATGCGCGGACTGCTCTCGATCCTGCGCGGTGGCCGGGATGCCGACTTGGCACCGCAGCCGACCATCGACGACATTCCCGCTCTCGTCGATGTCACGCGCGGCTCCGGTGCAATCGTCGATCTCGACTTCCCCACCGAGCCTATGTCGCTGCCGCCGACGACGAGCCTCACGGCGTTCCGCGTGGTTCAGGAGAGTCTGTCGAATGCGCTGCGGCATGCTGCCGGCGCCCCCATGGCGGTCACCGTCACGGCCATCGGCTCCCGGCTCGAGATCTCCGTGCTCAACGGGGAACCCGACGGCGGGTCGGATGCGGGTGGGCACAGCCACCTCGGCGGAGGTTTCGGCATCAAGGGAATGCGCGAACGTGTCGAAGCCTTGGGCGGGAGCCTGCAGGTGGGGCCGACGAATGCCGGCGGGTTCGAGGTCGCGGCGTCGCTGCCAATGGAGTGA
- a CDS encoding acyltransferase, translating to MTLALTDPLPSDDRHEKTRLAAGPTPTATPASPHSQAESDQSPAKPRRDRVIDLLRFGCLVVVVIFHSMMSAAVLGPDGTVEPTVALSTTAGFAAASWFFQVMPLFFIIGGYAGITGWRRIRATGGSWTDYLRARLRRLVVPVTVLIGLAGLGLSAAGELGVAPDLLAEASLRIGQPLWFLAVYVGLTALVPVAVHFHETAPRRSLAILAGAVIVVDGLVAVSGVTGLGCLNFLLVWPLIQQLGFFFADARDRPVRRPITCFVLVAALLTLVGFVAAGVYSPNMLVNLNPPTGALVLLGVVQMCVLRLVHARLGRMLNAADADMYGSTTEAALEPRMLRAQIWGRVITWGNRYGMHVYLWHMSIVIVLIGGLGVLAQAVSLVPEASGLVLPEIGSSWWWATRLPWLIVVMVLSGLVATAVERIPFPSEQRLASVGRTIVELAREMRGREAAASGAGAGDDAPALGRPRLRAAIAVGTAATGIAMALLVGIAPLIWTVAAAGLLIGSLILSAGLTPPRQPTGR from the coding sequence ATGACACTGGCACTCACCGACCCGCTGCCGTCCGATGATCGCCATGAGAAGACGCGGCTCGCTGCCGGGCCCACCCCGACCGCAACGCCCGCGTCGCCGCACAGCCAGGCCGAGTCCGACCAGTCACCGGCCAAACCCCGCCGTGACCGGGTTATCGACCTTCTGCGCTTCGGCTGCCTCGTCGTCGTGGTCATCTTCCATTCGATGATGAGCGCGGCCGTGCTCGGACCCGACGGCACCGTGGAGCCGACGGTCGCGCTGTCGACGACCGCCGGATTCGCCGCCGCATCCTGGTTCTTCCAGGTCATGCCGCTGTTCTTCATCATCGGCGGGTATGCCGGCATCACCGGCTGGCGCCGCATTCGCGCAACCGGCGGCTCGTGGACCGACTATCTGCGTGCCCGCCTGCGCCGGCTCGTCGTGCCTGTGACTGTGCTCATCGGCCTCGCAGGCCTCGGGCTGTCAGCGGCCGGTGAACTCGGCGTCGCGCCCGACCTCCTCGCCGAAGCCAGCCTGCGCATCGGCCAACCGCTGTGGTTCCTCGCCGTCTACGTCGGTCTCACCGCTCTCGTGCCGGTTGCCGTGCATTTCCACGAAACCGCGCCGAGGCGGTCCCTGGCAATCCTCGCCGGAGCCGTCATCGTCGTCGACGGTCTGGTCGCAGTCTCGGGTGTGACCGGGCTCGGCTGCCTGAACTTCCTGCTTGTGTGGCCGCTGATCCAACAGCTCGGGTTCTTCTTCGCCGATGCGCGCGATCGTCCCGTGCGCAGGCCCATCACCTGCTTCGTCCTGGTGGCCGCGTTGCTGACCCTGGTCGGGTTCGTCGCCGCCGGTGTGTACAGCCCCAATATGCTCGTCAACCTCAATCCGCCGACCGGTGCCCTCGTCCTGCTCGGAGTGGTGCAGATGTGTGTGCTGCGCCTCGTCCACGCTCGGCTGGGCCGAATGCTCAACGCCGCGGACGCGGACATGTACGGCTCCACCACCGAGGCGGCTCTCGAGCCTCGGATGCTCCGCGCGCAGATCTGGGGCCGAGTCATCACCTGGGGCAATCGGTACGGCATGCACGTCTATCTCTGGCATATGAGCATCGTCATCGTCCTCATCGGCGGGCTGGGTGTGCTCGCTCAGGCGGTGTCCCTCGTGCCCGAAGCGTCCGGGCTCGTCCTCCCGGAGATCGGATCGTCGTGGTGGTGGGCCACGCGTCTGCCCTGGCTGATTGTCGTGATGGTGCTGTCCGGTCTGGTGGCCACGGCTGTCGAACGGATTCCGTTTCCGTCGGAACAGCGGCTTGCCTCGGTCGGGCGAACGATCGTCGAGCTCGCCCGTGAGATGCGTGGGCGCGAAGCGGCCGCTTCCGGTGCAGGAGCCGGCGACGACGCTCCGGCTCTCGGCCGTCCGCGGCTGCGGGCCGCCATCGCAGTCGGTACAGCCGCAACCGGCATCGCCATGGCGCTGCTCGTCGGCATCGCCCCGTTGATCTGGACGGTCGCGGCGGCCGGCCTGCTGATCGGTTCACTCATCCTGTCGGCCGGGCTCACTCCACCGAGGCAGCCAACTGGTCGGTGA
- a CDS encoding ABC transporter permease — MILATELQKNNQSEIVAAGGLRRLTSAVAHSRFGITEVLAVIVLGLAALAALWPGLLTGVDPLTGNPTDRLLPPSAEHVFGTDQLGRDVYSRTVHGSAQTLSASLAAVAIGVSAGVLLGLLSGFFTGVLDAIFMRTVDVLQAVPGLLLSMAVITALGFGTLNVAVAVGVAAMPSFARLTRAEVIRWRSAEFVRAARADGLSTVDVLARHILPQVRGPIGALIALEFGSAVLAVSALSFLGFGAPPPQPEWGLLVSEGRDFLAAAWWMTTFPGLVVAAVVLAANRLSHAVNSEKGFR, encoded by the coding sequence ATGATTCTCGCGACAGAGCTGCAGAAGAACAATCAGAGTGAGATCGTCGCAGCAGGCGGACTGCGTCGCCTCACCTCGGCGGTGGCTCACTCCCGGTTCGGCATCACCGAAGTCCTCGCGGTCATCGTCCTCGGCCTCGCGGCCCTCGCCGCCCTGTGGCCCGGCCTGCTCACCGGCGTCGATCCGCTCACCGGCAACCCGACTGACCGTCTGCTGCCGCCGAGCGCTGAGCACGTCTTCGGCACCGACCAGCTCGGCCGCGACGTCTACTCCCGTACCGTCCACGGATCCGCGCAGACCTTGTCGGCCAGCCTCGCCGCCGTCGCCATCGGCGTCAGCGCCGGAGTGCTGCTCGGCTTGCTGTCCGGCTTCTTCACCGGAGTCCTCGACGCGATCTTCATGCGCACCGTCGATGTCCTCCAGGCTGTGCCCGGACTGCTCCTGTCGATGGCCGTCATCACCGCCCTCGGCTTCGGCACGCTCAATGTCGCCGTAGCCGTCGGCGTCGCCGCGATGCCCTCGTTCGCCCGACTCACCCGCGCCGAGGTGATCCGGTGGCGCTCCGCTGAATTCGTCCGGGCCGCCCGCGCCGATGGGCTCTCCACTGTCGACGTTCTGGCTCGCCACATCCTGCCCCAGGTCAGGGGCCCGATCGGGGCGCTGATCGCGCTCGAGTTCGGGTCCGCTGTGCTCGCGGTCTCGGCCCTGAGCTTCCTCGGCTTCGGCGCCCCGCCACCGCAGCCCGAATGGGGTCTGCTCGTCTCCGAAGGCCGCGACTTCCTCGCCGCCGCTTGGTGGATGACGACGTTCCCCGGACTCGTCGTCGCCGCGGTGGTGCTGGCCGCCAACCGTCTCTCCCACGCCGTCAACTCCGAGAAAGGATTCCGATGA
- a CDS encoding metalloregulator ArsR/SmtB family transcription factor produces the protein MAKYQLQSDELDAMFAALADPTRRSVIARLGRGPASVGELAEPLSISLPSFMKHVRSLESCGLIRTKKSGRVRTCALNQDRLHLLSGWLEEQRRIREESTDRLEQFVTTGSVDSDGPTAKEES, from the coding sequence ATGGCTAAGTATCAACTTCAGTCCGACGAGCTCGACGCGATGTTTGCGGCGCTGGCGGATCCCACTCGCCGCAGCGTGATCGCGCGTCTCGGGCGGGGACCGGCCAGCGTCGGAGAGCTTGCCGAGCCGTTGTCGATCTCGCTGCCGTCGTTCATGAAACATGTGCGCAGCCTCGAATCGTGCGGCCTCATCCGGACTAAGAAGTCCGGCCGAGTTCGCACCTGTGCGCTCAACCAGGATCGGCTCCATCTGCTCTCTGGTTGGCTGGAGGAGCAGCGGAGGATCCGGGAGGAGAGCACCGATCGGCTCGAACAGTTCGTCACCACGGGTTCCGTCGACTCCGACGGCCCCACTGCCAAGGAGGAATCATGA
- a CDS encoding SRPBCC domain-containing protein: MTTHLSRTRNQNPDLDLSIQRTIRAPKQAIWDAWTTPDQLAKWWIPAPLSLRVDSLELTPGGAFVTRMSEDATEWHPHVDAVFLVIEEGSRLVFTNAVSSSWHPALPDPVAMTTEIILGDHPDGTDYRAVVRHGSPEQRVRHEELGFFDGWGAVTDQLAASVE; this comes from the coding sequence ATGACCACCCATCTCTCTCGCACCCGGAATCAGAATCCAGACCTCGACCTCAGCATCCAACGGACTATCCGCGCCCCGAAGCAGGCGATTTGGGATGCCTGGACCACGCCGGATCAGTTGGCCAAGTGGTGGATCCCGGCGCCGCTGAGTCTGCGCGTGGATTCTCTCGAGCTCACTCCGGGCGGTGCCTTCGTCACCCGGATGAGCGAGGACGCCACAGAGTGGCACCCGCATGTCGATGCGGTGTTCCTCGTCATCGAAGAGGGCAGCCGCCTCGTGTTCACGAATGCGGTCAGCAGCTCCTGGCATCCGGCCCTGCCCGATCCGGTTGCGATGACCACGGAGATCATCCTCGGCGACCATCCCGACGGCACCGACTACCGAGCCGTCGTGCGGCACGGCAGCCCGGAGCAGCGGGTCCGGCATGAGGAGCTCGGGTTCTTCGACGGGTGGGGCGCCGTCACCGACCAGTTGGCTGCCTCGGTGGAGTGA
- a CDS encoding ABC transporter substrate-binding protein — MPFANLSVSDPAQLTDIRRMRRAKNHTRVSLAALAAGSLLLAGCSGSAQADGENATPQNGGVLNVAYDVDPTCLDGQQVGQNVTLNITRQITDSLTDQDPKTGEIKPWLAQSWDVSDDAKTFTFHLRDGVRFQDGTDFTSASVKENFEAIEDLGAKATIGQSYIDGLKSIETPDEQTVTFTFDRSNAQFLQATSTMNLGFYSSKTLDQTAEQRCTGADLVGTGPFALDKVEHNRAITLKRYDDYDWPSSLAGHEGPAHLDGIEFSIVPEASVRNGSLLSGQVDVDTSVQSQDEKTLEAQGLDIVSRANPGVVYNLVPKTTGAIASDKAVRKALVKGIDREQLKTVVSDHQAPATSVLAKSTPEYEDLSDVLAYDPDGAKKLLDDAGWKPGAGGIRAKDGKKLSTTLTYWQDAPFLELVQQQLRTIGFDLQLEKRTIAEVTALQAEGKEDFTFGNLTRSDADILRNYFGAKEQNANTREPGEIDKVLARTTETLDEGERKADFTEAAKLILDEGYSIPIVELTGIVGTGKNVHDFSFEASSRYQLYGTWLDGDQ, encoded by the coding sequence ATGCCTTTCGCCAACTTGTCTGTCTCCGACCCTGCCCAACTGACCGATATCCGCCGCATGCGCAGGGCCAAGAACCACACCCGCGTCTCTCTGGCCGCGCTCGCGGCCGGCTCTCTGCTGCTGGCCGGGTGCTCCGGTTCGGCGCAAGCCGACGGCGAGAACGCCACGCCCCAGAACGGCGGGGTCCTCAACGTCGCCTACGACGTCGACCCGACCTGCCTCGATGGCCAACAGGTCGGCCAGAATGTCACACTCAACATCACCCGCCAGATCACGGACTCCCTGACTGACCAGGATCCGAAGACCGGTGAGATCAAGCCCTGGCTCGCACAGTCCTGGGACGTCTCCGACGATGCGAAGACCTTCACCTTCCATCTCCGCGACGGAGTGAGGTTCCAGGACGGCACGGATTTCACCTCCGCCTCGGTGAAGGAGAACTTCGAAGCGATCGAGGACCTCGGAGCCAAAGCCACGATCGGTCAGTCCTATATCGACGGGCTGAAATCGATCGAGACTCCTGATGAGCAGACAGTGACATTCACTTTTGACAGGTCCAACGCGCAGTTCCTCCAAGCGACGTCGACGATGAACCTCGGCTTCTACTCTTCGAAGACGCTCGATCAGACCGCAGAGCAGCGTTGCACCGGTGCTGACCTCGTCGGCACCGGCCCTTTCGCCCTCGACAAGGTCGAACACAACAGGGCCATCACCCTGAAACGCTACGACGACTACGACTGGCCGTCCTCACTGGCCGGACACGAAGGCCCCGCCCACCTCGACGGCATCGAGTTCTCGATCGTCCCCGAAGCCTCGGTGCGCAACGGCTCGCTGCTATCGGGCCAGGTCGACGTCGACACCTCCGTCCAGTCTCAGGACGAGAAGACCCTCGAGGCTCAGGGCCTCGACATCGTCTCCCGCGCCAACCCGGGCGTCGTGTACAACCTCGTGCCGAAGACCACCGGTGCGATCGCCTCGGACAAGGCAGTACGCAAGGCTCTGGTCAAAGGCATCGACCGGGAGCAGCTGAAAACGGTCGTCTCCGACCATCAGGCTCCGGCCACCTCGGTGCTGGCGAAATCGACGCCGGAGTACGAAGACCTCTCCGACGTACTGGCCTACGATCCGGACGGGGCGAAGAAGCTGCTCGACGACGCCGGGTGGAAGCCCGGAGCCGGCGGCATCCGGGCCAAGGACGGCAAGAAGCTGTCGACGACGCTGACCTATTGGCAGGACGCTCCGTTCCTCGAACTCGTCCAGCAGCAGCTGCGCACCATCGGCTTCGACCTGCAACTGGAGAAGAGGACGATCGCCGAGGTCACCGCGCTCCAGGCCGAAGGCAAAGAGGACTTCACGTTCGGCAACCTCACCCGCTCGGATGCGGACATCCTCCGCAATTACTTCGGCGCGAAGGAACAGAACGCGAACACTCGAGAGCCCGGAGAGATCGACAAGGTCCTCGCCCGCACCACCGAGACCCTGGACGAGGGCGAACGGAAGGCCGACTTCACCGAGGCGGCGAAACTCATCCTCGACGAGGGCTACTCGATCCCGATCGTCGAGCTCACCGGCATCGTCGGCACCGGCAAAAACGTCCACGACTTCTCGTTCGAAGCCTCGTCGCGTTACCAGCTCTACGGCACATGGTTGGACGGTGACCAGTGA
- a CDS encoding ABC transporter permease, with product MSLRCLVSRLVQGLLVLWIAFTLSFFLLYWLPGDPVITMLGAGGELQNFDPAEVARLRAEFHLDQPLIVQYLFALGDLLRLDLGTSIQAGTPVTEAIATALPSTLALAASALVIALIVGTAVAVAATLTRRPWLRDILAALPGLGVALPTFWVGLMLLQIFSFRLPLFPAVGTGSPAAIVLPAGTLALPLSAIIAQVLFRSLQNAWIQPFVTTFHASGYTRLRLLLRQALPVALLPTLTMGGVLFGQALAGSVVVENVFSRQGLGRLAQTAVTGQDIPLVQGIVLFAAAVFVLLNLLTDLSYPLLDPRLRAARLKPEKKDGDTLAEAAVREGGSPGTTPSSSTETAGARP from the coding sequence ATGAGCCTGCGCTGCCTCGTGTCGCGACTGGTCCAAGGACTGCTCGTCCTGTGGATCGCGTTCACCCTCAGCTTCTTCCTCCTCTACTGGCTGCCAGGCGATCCGGTCATCACGATGCTCGGTGCCGGAGGAGAGCTGCAGAACTTCGACCCCGCCGAGGTGGCCCGACTGAGAGCCGAATTCCACCTCGACCAGCCGCTCATAGTCCAATACCTCTTCGCCCTCGGCGACCTACTCCGCCTCGACCTGGGCACCTCGATCCAGGCCGGCACCCCCGTCACCGAGGCGATCGCCACCGCCCTGCCCTCCACCCTCGCGCTCGCCGCATCGGCTCTGGTCATTGCGCTCATCGTCGGGACAGCCGTCGCCGTGGCCGCGACCCTGACCCGCCGCCCGTGGCTGCGCGACATCCTGGCCGCCCTGCCGGGGCTCGGGGTCGCCCTGCCGACCTTCTGGGTCGGGCTGATGCTGCTGCAGATCTTCTCCTTCCGGCTCCCGCTCTTCCCCGCAGTCGGCACCGGCAGCCCGGCCGCCATCGTGCTGCCGGCCGGGACCCTGGCGCTCCCGCTGTCGGCGATCATCGCCCAGGTGCTGTTCCGTTCGCTGCAGAACGCATGGATCCAGCCCTTCGTCACGACCTTCCACGCATCGGGCTATACCCGCCTGCGACTGCTGCTGCGCCAGGCCCTGCCGGTCGCACTGCTGCCGACACTGACGATGGGCGGAGTCCTCTTCGGTCAGGCACTCGCCGGGTCCGTCGTCGTCGAGAACGTGTTCTCGCGACAGGGTCTCGGTCGGCTCGCTCAGACCGCCGTGACCGGGCAGGACATCCCGCTTGTCCAGGGCATCGTCCTCTTCGCCGCTGCAGTGTTCGTCCTCCTCAACCTGCTCACCGACCTGTCCTACCCACTGCTCGACCCGCGGCTGCGTGCCGCCCGTCTCAAGCCGGAGAAGAAGGACGGCGACACCCTCGCCGAAGCGGCCGTTCGTGAAGGCGGTTCCCCCGGAACTACCCCGTCGAGTTCGACGGAGACCGCAGGAGCGCGCCCATGA
- a CDS encoding nitronate monooxygenase, translating into MTIAFAKTPLPIIGAPMAGGTTTPELTEAVARAGGFPFVAGGYLTVEALAPLITRMRETTSNFGVNLFAPNPVPVDHEAFADFARALEPAAAARGITLDAEPVEDDDHFDDKLDWLTEHPVPLVSFTFNLPTAEAVDRLHAVGTQVVATVTSVPEARAAAEVGVDALIVQGPRAGGHSGTADPTREIEDRATVDLVRDILAEVDLPVAAGGGVDGEAMVGDLLGAGASAVVVGTLLLRSDEAGTAPTHRAALAADEFTETQLTRAFTGRPARALVNDFVRTFDPIAVDAYPAVHHLTKEFRAAAKKADDPHGLHLWAGTGYRSAQDGSAETIVKDLGARFARE; encoded by the coding sequence GTGACGATCGCCTTCGCGAAGACCCCGCTGCCCATCATCGGCGCCCCCATGGCCGGTGGGACGACGACGCCCGAACTTACCGAAGCCGTCGCCCGGGCCGGCGGATTCCCCTTCGTCGCCGGCGGCTACCTCACCGTCGAGGCTCTCGCTCCGCTCATCACACGGATGCGGGAGACGACCTCGAACTTCGGCGTCAACCTCTTCGCCCCGAATCCCGTTCCCGTCGATCACGAGGCCTTCGCCGACTTCGCCCGTGCGCTCGAACCGGCCGCAGCCGCCCGCGGGATCACGCTCGATGCCGAACCGGTCGAGGATGATGACCACTTCGACGACAAGCTCGATTGGCTCACCGAGCACCCCGTTCCCCTGGTCTCGTTCACGTTCAATCTGCCCACTGCCGAGGCGGTCGACCGCCTCCACGCCGTCGGCACTCAGGTCGTCGCCACCGTGACCTCGGTTCCCGAGGCGCGTGCGGCCGCCGAAGTCGGCGTCGACGCGCTCATCGTCCAGGGCCCGCGTGCCGGTGGGCATTCGGGCACCGCCGATCCGACGCGTGAGATCGAAGATCGCGCGACAGTCGATCTCGTCCGTGACATCCTCGCCGAGGTGGACCTGCCCGTGGCGGCGGGAGGCGGAGTCGACGGTGAGGCCATGGTCGGCGACCTCCTCGGCGCGGGGGCGAGCGCCGTCGTCGTGGGCACCCTGCTGCTGCGCTCCGACGAGGCGGGAACAGCTCCGACGCATCGGGCCGCTCTCGCCGCCGACGAGTTCACAGAGACCCAGCTGACCAGGGCATTCACCGGACGGCCAGCGCGTGCGCTGGTCAATGACTTCGTGCGGACATTCGACCCGATCGCCGTCGACGCCTACCCTGCGGTACACCATCTGACCAAGGAGTTCAGGGCCGCGGCGAAGAAGGCCGATGACCCGCACGGTCTGCACCTGTGGGCCGGAACCGGCTACCGCAGCGCCCAGGACGGATCGGCGGAGACCATCGTCAAGGACCTCGGCGCTCGCTTCGCCCGCGAGTAG
- a CDS encoding response regulator transcription factor, whose protein sequence is MPEAERTGGGNAGSASASVPPPSETTIRVAIVDDQAMVRQGFGALLDAQSDMQVVGSADDGSAVVDLVRRTSPDVILMDIRMPTLNGLDATRAIFSMPGNHPRVIMLTTFDADEYVFSALRAGASGFLLKDATAEDMITAVRVVAGGESLLAPSVTRRLIAEYVAGPTVAKDTAVLGQLTDREIDVMTLVAKGHANAEVAEQLYLAEQTVKTHVSRILSKLGLRDRTQIVVAAYESGLVVAGS, encoded by the coding sequence ATGCCGGAAGCAGAAAGGACGGGTGGCGGGAACGCGGGATCCGCCTCGGCGAGTGTGCCGCCTCCGTCGGAGACGACGATCAGGGTCGCCATCGTCGACGATCAGGCGATGGTGCGGCAGGGGTTCGGGGCGCTGCTCGACGCGCAGTCGGACATGCAGGTCGTCGGCAGCGCCGATGACGGATCCGCCGTCGTCGACCTCGTCCGCCGCACCAGTCCCGATGTCATCCTCATGGACATCCGGATGCCGACGCTCAACGGGCTCGACGCCACCCGAGCGATCTTCAGCATGCCCGGGAACCACCCACGGGTCATCATGCTCACCACGTTCGACGCCGACGAATACGTGTTCTCGGCACTGCGGGCCGGGGCCAGCGGATTCCTCCTCAAGGACGCCACCGCCGAAGACATGATCACCGCGGTCCGGGTCGTCGCCGGCGGGGAATCGCTGCTCGCGCCGTCGGTCACCCGACGCCTCATCGCCGAATACGTCGCCGGTCCCACCGTCGCGAAGGACACCGCGGTGCTCGGTCAGCTCACCGACCGGGAGATCGACGTGATGACCCTGGTGGCGAAGGGCCACGCCAACGCCGAGGTGGCCGAACAGCTCTACCTCGCCGAACAGACCGTGAAGACCCACGTCTCGAGGATCCTGTCGAAGCTGGGACTGCGCGACCGCACCCAGATCGTCGTCGCCGCGTACGAGTCCGGGCTGGTCGTCGCCGGGAGCTGA